Proteins from one Aspergillus nidulans FGSC A4 chromosome VIII genomic window:
- a CDS encoding CHAT domain-containing protein (transcript_id=CADANIAT00002211), producing the protein MQSSNALGLLKKLISVEVFLWPQSTKNTLARLLPTNGDECYHPIPGRSIDHLPQVNTGQGVSYTQQQDDYGTLKASYVNAQLAKNLASEQIPREVSVNTLGVDRWDPFKLQRHHLKKAILSSDKLHNIQKLISMFILKLPTAVEWEKFAYANELMSENIRELLLEALCSDVATVPSPVESTLAEFGRAAVLGVRLTVSPLKAANPRLHFMHRYQTWHSNSGIGSTFSAFSMDEVRQGSSTERAALDSMPEPYIDWPRFFEALGNELERSEWADYLNEHGLKLYDQYLEDDILSELEEGVTFIRGAIHLTPEDDPDHPKYLNNLGNLLGDRYIRTGSVADLEEAIDVGQKAINAIPKDHPNRPRYLNNLGNQLNDRYLITGVLADLDEAIQVGWEAIRLTPEDHPHRPALFNNLGNRLGDKYLRTNTLDDLNEAIHVKQEALKATPEGHPDRAGRLNNLAIELSARYLRTFDAVDIENAIEAGREAVKITRAGHADLPMYLHSLGNSLDYSGSNLEEAVRVGREAVKVTPEDHPDRPMALNSLGKRLVAGRAVIRLCAIRKEWQRALTAVEIAIDLVPKLTLRSLEISDKQHMLGQVVGFASDAAAVALNVEKGPAVALGYLEQGRALLATSLEEMRTDILDLQEQYPLLAEKFVSLRDKLELPIDNNNFPAEEDSQSFDQAHANARHKAASDLDKLIDEIHTRPGFNDFLLPPNTVEMQAAAKRGPIILINTSDYRCDAIIVEEHQIRSLNLPGLNNHDIKKRAEKGDLASPNTLEWLWDAIASPVLQTLGFSQCPRADSWPHIWWIPTGLLTKFALHAAGRYTNEPFESVLDSVMSSYSSSVKAIIHGRRHPSVRPTSAQALLVAMDYTPGSPPLPFATEEVAMLHSLCTSMGLTTIEPGRRKADVEAHLPQCKIFHFAGHGYTDNSDPSKSYLLLEDAHPLSVANLLQINIREHLPFLAYLSACGTGQIRDERFLDESIHLISGFQLAGFRHVIGTLWEVNDEICVEIARNTYEGIRDGDMTDDSVCRGLHKAIRGLRDRWLNKPSEVSRGRSTRMKADVSSTADEMGVKSATNAVGSGNRLKRDVVPYDNDGEDDRGFGEALWVPYVHFGV; encoded by the exons ATGCAAAGCAGCAATGCGCTCGGGCTGCTCAAGAAAC TGATTAGCGTTGAGGTCTTTCTCTGGCCACAGTCTACCAAAAATACCCTTGCACGTTTGCTCCCTACGAACGGCGATGAGTGCTATCATCCAATACCCGGAAGATCCATTGATCACTTGCCACAAGTGAACACTGGGCAGGGTGTCTCTTACACTCAGCAGCAGGACGATTATGGAACATTAAAAGCGTCTTATGTCAACGCGCAGTTGGCCAAAAACCTGGCATCCGAGCAAATTCCGCGGGAAGTATCAGTAAACACCCTAGGGGTGGACCGATGGGATCCTTTCAAGCTTCAAAGACACCATCTGAAAAAGGCCATACTAAGCAGTGACAAGCTTCATAATATCCAGAAACTGATCAGCATGTTTATCCTGAAGTTACCTACAGCGGTTGAGTGGGAAAAATTCGCCTACGCCAATGAGCTGATGTCGGAGAATATTCGGGAATTGCTTCTTGAGGCGTTATGTTCCGATGTCGCCACTGTTCCTAGTCCCGTCGAATCGACACTCGCCGAGTTTGGGCGTGCAGCCGTTTTGGGCGTCCGGCTAACTGTTTCACCGTTAAAA GCAGCAAACCCCAGGTTACACTTCATGCACAGGTATCAAACGTGGCACAGTAACAGTGGAATTGGCTCTACATTCAGTGCTTTTTCA ATGGATGAGGTTCGACAGGGTTCCTCGACTGAACGGGCAGCGCTCGATTCTATGCCAGAGCCCTATATAGACTGGCCAAGGTTTTTTGAGGCTCTTGGAAATGAACTGGAGCGTTCAGAATGGGCCGATTATTTGAATGAACATGGACTAAAACTGTATGACCAATACCTGGAGGACGACATCTTAtctgaacttgaagaagGTGTTACATTTATACGGGGTGCTATTCATCTGACACCAGAGGATGACCCAGACCACCCAAAGTACCTGAATAACCTTGGAAATCTGCTTGGCGACAGGTATATCAGGACAGGCTCAGTggctgatcttgaagaagctaTCGACGTTGGACAGAAAGCCATCAATGCAATTCCAAAGGACCATCCCAACCGGCCAAGGTACTTGAACAACCTGGGAAACCAACTCAATGACAGATACCTAATAACGGGCGTGCTTGCCGATCTGGACGAAGCTATTCAAGTCGGATGGGAAGCTATTCGTCTAACACCGGAAGATCATCCACATCGACCGGCGCTCTTCAATAATCTTGGTAATCGACTCGGTGACAAGTATCTCAGAACAAATACGCTGGATGATCTCAATGAAGCTATTCATGTTAAACAGGAAGCCCTCAAAGCGACGCCAGAGGGCCATCCAGACCGGGCAGGTCGTTTGAATAACCTTGCAATCGAACTGAGTGCCCGGTATCTAAGAACATTCGACGCGGTTGATATAGAGAATGCCATCGAAGCTGGACGGGAAGCTGTTAAAATAACCCGAGCTGGCCATGCAGACCTGCCAATGTATCTTCATAGTCTCGGCAATTCTCTCGACTACAGCGGCTCGAATCTTGAAGAGGCTGTTCGAGTTGGCCGGGAAGCCGTCAAAGTGACGCCAGAGGATCATCCAGACAGGCCAATGGCTTTGAACAGTCTAGGAAAGCGACTTG TCGCCGGTAGAGCAGTCATACGACTTTGCGCAATCCGAaaggaatggcagcgagCTCTCACGGCGGTGGAGATtgccattgaccttgtcCCTAAGCTAACATTACGATCACTGGAGATTTCTGATAAGCAACATATGCTTGGTCAGGTGGTCGGCTTCGCTTCTgacgcagcagcagtggcacTGAATGTAGAGAAGGGTCCTGCAGTTGCTCTAGGCTATCTTGAGCAGGGCCGGGCTCTGCTTGCAACGTCCCTTGAGGAGATGCGGACTGATATCCTAGATTTACAGGAGCAATACCCTCTGCTTGCAGAGAAATTTGTTTCCCTCCGAGACAAGCTAGAGCTACCTATCGACAACAACAATTTcccagcagaggaagatagCCAATCCTTTGACCAGGCCCACGCGAATGCACGTCACAAAGCAGCCAGCGACCTTGACAAACTGATTGATGAGATCCACACACGACCCGGGTTCAATGACTTTCTGCTCCCGCCAAACACAGTGGAGATGCAAGCTGCTGCAAAAAGGGGTCCTATCATTCTGATCAATACCAGTGATTACCGCTGCGACGCGATCATTGTAGAGGAGCACCAGATAAGATCCCTAAATCTACCTGGCCTCAACAATCACGATATCAAGAAGAGGGCAGAAAAGGGAGATCTAGCCAGTCCCAACACCCTTGAGTGGCTCTGGGATGCGATTGCAAGCCCAGTCCTTCAAACCTTGGGCTTCTCTCAGTGCCCTCGTGCCGACAGTTGGCCGCACATATGGTGGATCCCTACCGGTCTACTGACCAAATTCGCTCTACATGCGGCGGGTCGGTATACGAATGAACCCTTTGAATCAGTGCTAGATAGCGTCATGTCATCCTATAGTTCATCTGTGAAAGCGATCATACACGGCCGCCGGCATCCTAGTGTGCGACCTACCTCAGCCCAGGCGCTTCTTGTTGCCATGGACTACACCCCCGGTAGTCCGCCGCTTCCTTTTGCAACGGAAGAGGTGGCAATGCTACATAGCCTGTGCACGTCAATGGGTTTGACTACGATAGAACCAGGGCGACGCAAAGCCGATGTTGAGGCACATTTACCTCAGTGCAAGATCTTCCATTTTGCCGGTCATGGCTATACTGACAATTCAGACCCATCCAAAAGCTATTTACTTCTGGAGGATGCCCATCCATTGAGTGTCGCGAATCTTCTTCAGATAAACATCCGGGAACATTTACCGTTTCTCGCCTACCTCTCGGCATGCGGGACTGGTCAGATCAGGGATGAAAGATTCCTCGATGAGAGCATTCATCTGATCAGCGGGTTTCAGCTTGCAGGGTTTCGCCACGTTATCGGTACTTTGTGGGAGGTCAATGACGAAATTTGTGTGGAAATTGCGAGAAACACATATGAAGGGAttcgagatggagatatgACAGACGACTCTGTGTGTCGAGGGCTGCACAAGGCTATCAGAGGGCTTAGAGATCGTTGGTTGAACAAACCATCGGAAGTCAGCCGTGGGAGAAGTACACGTATGAAAGCCGACGTGTCCTCGACGGCTGACGAGATGGGAGTAAAGAGTGCAACCAATGCCGTTGGGAGTGGGAATAGATTGAAAAGAGACGTTGTCCCATATGACAACGACGGTGAGGATGATCGAGGGTTTGGAGAAGCACTTTGGGTTCCATATGTCCATTTTGGAGTGTGA
- a CDS encoding Ser/Thr protein phosphatase superfamily (transcript_id=CADANIAT00002213): MANIRLQVLSDLHLESPAAYDIFSIEPKAPFLALLGDIGYVKDEGFFPFIRRQLSIFRVVFMVLGNHEAYHSSWTETKSNLERFKEELDEASGRGEALGKLVLLDQTRYDISPTLTILGCTLFSCITEEQMESVSFGLNDFYHIRDWSVEAHREAHAADLSWLNAETGSISRLEPDRKVVILTHYCPSTHEEVVDPRHSNSKLSSGFMTDLLDEQCWRSEIVTLWAFGHTHFNCDFRDVTTGKRVMANQRGYYFSQSTGFNAEKVVELKDT, from the coding sequence ATGGCAAATATACGACTTCAAGTCCTATCGGATCTCCACCTGGAATCTCCAGCTGCCTATGATATTTTTAGTATCGAACCCAAGGCCCCGTTTTTGGCATTGCTAGGCGACATTGGATACGTTAAAGATGAGGGATTTTTTCCGTTTATCCGTAGACAGCTGTCGATCTTCCGGGTTGTCTTTATGGTTCTAGGAAATCATGAAGCCTACCATAGCAGTTGGACAGAGACAAAGTCTAACCTGGAACGTTTCAAAGAGGAACTAGATGAGGCATCTGGGAGAGGTGAGGCGCTTGGGAAACTTGTTCTGCTCGACCAAACGCGGTACGATATCTCACCAACACTCACCATTCTCGGCTGCACATTGTTCTCTTGTATCACGGAAGAACAAATGGAGAGTGTCAGCTTTGGTCTGAACGATTTTTACCACATTCGCGATTGGTCGGTCGAAGCCCACCGAGAAGCGCATGCTGCGGATCTTTCCTGGTTGAATGCTGAAACTGGCTCGATTTCGCGCTTGGAGCCTGACCGAAAAGTCGTCATCTTGACACATTATTGTCCATCAAcgcatgaagaagtcgtcgaTCCTAGACATAGCAACAGCAAACTTTCCTCTGGGTTCATGACGGACCTGTTAGATGAGCAGTGTTGGCGAAGTGAGATTGTCACACTCTGGGCCTTTGGACACACCCATTTCAACTGTGATTTCCGAGACGTAACGACAGGGAAAAGAGTGATGGCAAACCAGAGAGGCTATTACTTCTCACAGTCTACGGGATTCAATGCGGAAAAGGTGGTGGAACTGAAAGATACCTAA
- a CDS encoding protein bglO (transcript_id=CADANIAT00002214): MTVLAPWALWEKTKDVMVLEQQYQSMCTWIAAIPENMKRHRHLCDPVVLQFAVAVRESNPWAVMTAYHKINGVHCSEDPRLIRDIPRSEWKYDGLVLCDWWGIYSTSELINAGMDLEMPGPTDWRCKILAWATRSRKVSIETIDSSVRRVLKLVNRVLAAQSEPVKDSDTEKNRALLRETTAVPVVLLKKNEANVLPLVKDSKTRYALIGDHWKNPAVAGDDSSEVTPYYVSTPYSAFVEAVGEDSFICAMGCYSHKFAPLLYSTITQPGSDAHGMLLEFFNKDPNGSSDAELLYTTTTEKTDLKFADSLPPDTVPEYTSSGSAPSRGSRWGCAGWIREAVEIARQVDIPVILTGLSADYEYEGIDRKSLGLPGRVDELIERVTEANPKTIIITEAGTATTMPWADKTPTVIHSWFGRQETGHGIVDILFGDVNPSGRLPLTFPRNLEVPPVYESDPKHIMTISVSLKNTGQCPGAEIVQVYVKDVSSSVQRPRKELKSFKKVHLAPGENMKIEVTS, from the exons ATGACTGTGCTGGCACCTTGGGCTTTATGGGAAAAAACGAAGGACGTAATGGTTCTGGAACAACAGTATCAGTCCATGTGCACATGGATTGCCGCGATTCCAGAAAATATGAAACGTCACCGTCACCTGTGCGATCCAGTTGTGCTACAGTTTGCG GTCGCGGTGCGCGAGTCAAATCCATGGGCTGTTATGACGGCATACCACAAGATCAATGGCGTACACTGTAGTGAGGATCCGAGGCTGATTCGAGATATCCCAAGGAGTGAATGGAAGTATGATGGGCTAGTTCTCTGCGACTGGTGGGGGATCTACAGCACCTCAGAATTAATCAATGCCGGAATGGACCTGGAAATGCCGGGGCCTACAGACTGGAGGTGCAAGATCCTGGCATGGGCGACCCGATCTCGCAAAGTTTCAATAGAAACTATCGATTCTTCCGTGAGACGGGTTCTGAAGCTCGTCAACAGGGTCCTTGCAGCTCAATCTGAGCCCGTCAAGGATTCTGACACGGAGAAAAACCGTGCGCTTCTGCGTGAAACCACTGCCGTACCAGTTGTGCttctaaaaaaaaatgagGCCAATGTTCTGCCTTTGGTGAAGGACAGCAAGACGCGATATGCTCTAATCGGCGACCACTGGAAGAACccggctgttgctggtgaCGACAGTTCTGAGGTGACTCCGTACTATGTTTCTACCCCTTACAGTGCATTTGTGGAGGCTGTGGGAGAAGACAGCTTCATCTGTGCTATGGGATGTTACT CACACAAATTCGCTCCTTTACTATACAGCACCATCACGCAGCCTGGCTCAGACGCCCATGGCATGCTGCTTGAGTTTTTCAATAAAGATCCCAATGGCTCTTCGGACGCCGAACTGCTCTACACAACGACCACAGAGAAAACTGACCTAAAATTTGCAGACAGTCTGCCTCCAGACACAGTTCCTGAGTATACTTCCTCCGGATCCGCACC ATCTCGGGGTTCACGTTGGGGCTGCGCCGGTTGGATCCGGGAGGCCGTTGAAATTGCTCGACAAGTTGACATCCCAGTCATTCTTACCGGCTTGAGTGCAGATTACGAATACGAAGGGATTGACCGCAAGTCACTTGGGCTGCCAGGGCGCGTGGACGAGTTGATCGAACGCGTGACAGAGGCTAACCCTAAGACT ATTATCATTACCGAGGCCGGAACAGCAACTACCATGCCCTGGGCAGATAAGACGCCCACtgtcatccattcctggtTTGGCCGCCAAGAGACAGGCCACGGGATCGTTGATATTCTCTTCGGAGACGTCAATCCTTCTGGGCGATTGCCGCTGACATTTCCGCG CAACCTGGAGGTTCCTCCGGTCTACGAGTCAGATCCCAAGCATATTATGACCATTTCTGTCAGTCTGAAGAATACTGGCCAATGCCCAGGCGCAGAGATAGTCCAGGTCTATGTGAAAGACGTCAGCAGCTCTGTGCAGAGACCGAGGAAGGAGCTGAAATCGTTCAAGAAGGTTCATCTTGCACCTGGTGAGAACATGAAAATCGAAGTCACGTCTTGA
- a CDS encoding uncharacterized protein (transcript_id=CADANIAT00002212): MTTFHFSDQQLDSDLVTSISSLLDSVNVPNLLWGNYLLTVYGVPTVVDGVSFVVPDALIEISFSTLAEAGFRPCSRPYACPHSNSRQPPYKHLHIDDELAISLYRKSDVLWEFPEFEAALDHDDLNIMCASDVRLPPATLGRGRGRFPHFSFVRIPSASRYCEALILLLCWGYGTACETYWMAILTYMLEYVDGTDILDEENMRDGYKQFYHALKPLWFAITLFPVVTSRKSQLKWVCPKAQSVTISLRQHCSSNRLQARNRASFSIQPGKIRSMRFSVGFDRPIANVVKIVQTKADTLHLFFRDTREQCAAENGSWRFQVEIR, translated from the exons ATGACTACGTTTCACTTCAGTGACCAACAGCTAGATAGTGACCTAGTGACATCAATTTCTTCACTTCTTGACTCTGTCAATGTCCCGAATCTGCTTTGGGGCAATTATTTATTAACCGTATACGGAGTTCCAACTGTTGTTGAT GGTGTGTCCTTCGTCGTGCCAGATGCGCTTATCGAAATATCCTTCTCCACCCTCGCTGAAGCTGGCTTTCGGCCCTGCTCTCGACCTTACGCCTGCCCACATTCGAATTCGCGCCAGCCGCCCTATAAACACCTTCATATCGATGACGAGCTTGCGATATCGTTGTACCGGAAATCTGATGTGCTCTGGGAATTTCCAGAATTCGAGGCTGCCCTGGACCACGACGATTTGAATATTATGTGCGCGTCTGACGTGAGGCTTCCTCCAGCTACCCTAGGGCGCGGTCGAGGGCGATTTCCACACTTTAGTTTCGTCCGAATTCCGAGCGCCTCGAGATATTGTGAGGCTCTTATTCTGTTGCTTTGTTGGGGTTACGGAACTGCCTGCGAGACTTACTGGATGGCGATTTTGACGTATATGCTAGAGTACGTTGATGGAACAGATATTCTCGACGAAGAAAATATGAGAGACGGATACAAACAGTTTTACCATGCCTTAAAG CCTCTCTGGTTTGCCATCACTCTTTTCCCTGTCGTTACGTCTCGGAAATCACAGTTGAAATGGGTGTGTCCAAAGGCCCAGAGTGTGACAATCTCACTTCGCCAACACTGCTCATCTAACAG GCTCCAAGCGCGAAATCGAGCCAGTTTCAGCATTCAACCAGGAAAGATCCGCAGCATGCGCTTCTCGGTGGGCTTCGACCGACCAATCGCGAATGTGGTAAAAATCGTTCAGACCAAAGCTGACACTCTCCATTTGTTCTTCCGTGATACAAGAGAACAATGTGCAGCCGAGAATG GCAGCTGGAGATTCCAGGTGGAGATCCGATAG
- a CDS encoding uncharacterized protein (transcript_id=CADANIAT00002215) — MWQYLRYCLTQSSPVCHQDLPQECHETADTSPVYPLQNSTAGEDTVAFRFDSGAYTTQTSAGAGYRGDAAAAKFFKEIAREFYGDTVEQVYGYIYGGSGGSLQTVGAIENTIGVWDRGLALIQAIPISNPDNFCIRALAGLVLGEKADQVIDGVQPGGSGNAFAGHEEAERLVLLEATALGMPWLAGKISRARQTYLEAFRPGRS; from the exons ATGTGGCAGTATCTTCGCTATTGCTTGACGCAATCGAGTCCC GTATGCCATCAGGACCTCCCACAAGAGTGT CATGAAACGGCAGATACTTCCCCGGTCTATCCTCTGCAGAATTCCACGGCCGGAGAAGATACTGTTGCCTTCAGGTTCGATAGCGGTGCATATACGACCCAGACATCAGCCGGCGCGGGATACCGCGGCGACGCGGCCGCCGCAAAGTTCTTCAAAGAAATAGCACGGGAGTTTTACGGTGATACAGTAGAGCAGGTCTACGGATATATCTACGGAGGCAGCGGTGGCTCGCTGCAGACTGTCGGGGCCATAGAGAATACCATAGGCGTGTGGGACCGCGGACTCGCGTTGATTCAGGCCATCCCCATCTCGAACCCAGACAACTTCTGTATCCGCGCTCTTGCAGGCCTGGTATTGGGCGAGAAAGCAGACCAGGTCATTGATGGGGTCCAACCTGGTGGGAGTGGTAACGCCTTCGCTGGGCATGAAGAGGCCGAGCGCCTGGTCCTTCTGGAGGCTACTGCGCTCGGGATGCCTTGGCTGGCTGGGAAGATTTCGAGGGCGCGGCAAACATATTTAGAAGCCTTCAGACCAGGTCGAAGCTAA